A single window of Pyrus communis chromosome 10, drPyrComm1.1, whole genome shotgun sequence DNA harbors:
- the LOC137746613 gene encoding WEB family protein At3g51220-like, translating to MNADEGKLVVMGRAEIDTRAPFRSVKEAVMLFGERVLVGEIYANKLKEIGAAGSNDTNGHAAQSRIEVLMAELEETKKRLQKVREENNLMAYSIKSLREDLERSKQELHNYLKAREFDDQKHRVDPEIEEDFKFIATGDTKFETKKMLSQEAEEFVQKERHVKFASPPSLAQVIVNKEGLHEGYGNPSSVRKPNKKKPLMPMMIGWLFRKSKAIQEGGSPRA from the exons ATGAACGCCGACGAGGGTAAACTGGTGGTCATGGGCCGGGCAGAGATCGACACCCGAGCACCTTTCCGGTCAGTCAAAGAAGCAGTTATGTTGTTCGGCGAAAGAGTTTTGGTCGGAGAAATATATGCCAATAAGCTCAAAGAG ATTGGAGCTGCAGGGTCGAATGACACTAATGGACATGCTGCTCAGTCGAGGATCGAGGTCTTAATGGCCGAGctcgaagaaacaaagaaacGTCTACAGAAAGTTAGAGAAGAAAACAACTTAATGGCATACAGCATCAAGTCACTAAGAGAAGATCTTGAACGTTCAAAACAAGAGCTCCACAATTACTTGAAGGCAAGAGAGTTTGATGATCAGAAGCACCGAGTTGATCCTGAGATTGAAGAAGATTTTAAGTTCATCGCGACCGGAGACACGAAGTTCGAAACCAAAAAAATGTTGAGCCAAGAGGCTGAGGAATTTGTGCAGAAGGAAAGACATGTGAAGTTTGCAAGTCCTCCTTCGTTGGCTCAGGTTATTGTTAACAAAGAAGGGTTGCATGAGGGATATGGAAACCCTAGTTCTGTTAGAAAGCCAAATAAGAAGAAGCCTTTGATGCCTATGATGATTGGATGGCTTTTTCGCAAAAGTAAGGCAATCCAGGAAGGTGGGTCTCCGAGAGCGTAA